CTTCAGTTTACTTTCTTCCATCTTCATGTCTctctgtatccacctccacccccacccccacaatgcTTCCACTGCATTCCCCATCCCTCTGCTATGACTGATGAATGAGCCAGGTTGCTGAAGGCTGGCTGGGTAATAGAGTAGAAAGTGATGGGAAATAGAAAAGGTTCTGCAGGGAGGGCCCTGAGTTCTGCTCTTCAGATAACTCTGGGTCTCCTGGAACAATGGAGAGTTCAGAAAACTCTCAGGCACCAAACCCTCTCTTCAACCAACAGCAACAACCCCCACAGTCTCACCTCAGGATGTTTACAAAAACCACCCGAAGCCCTCTGTTGTATCCAGCCTGGAGCTCATTCCACACTGTCACTAGTCTGTTCAGAAACCACAATTGTATCGTATCATACCTTTTCTCACGAAATAACAGATTCAATGTTTTACCTCAGTGTTTCGTGTCTGTGCTGATGtcttatattctctctctctctcccctcacagcAGATTTTGTTCATGGTTGGTCAATGACAATCGCGGATGGAGTGAGGGCTGAGGAAGGAGGCTCCGCTGTCTTACCCTGCAGCTTCACCCACCCTGACACTCACCTCACACTCACCGGCTCCATCTTATGGTACAAGGAGGAAACACAGGCTTTAATCTTTAAGTGTATATATCCTGGTCCAGACCATTCCCATGGTGAGCTGTGTGAGAATGTGATACAGCGGGACAGTGGGAATCGATTCAGATTCGTGGGGAACCTCAGCAACAAAGATGCCTCAATAATGATGGAGGGACTGAGCTGGAAGGATGCTGGGTCCTATTGGTGTTGTGTGGATCTCA
This genomic stretch from Chiloscyllium plagiosum isolate BGI_BamShark_2017 unplaced genomic scaffold, ASM401019v2 scaf_15185, whole genome shotgun sequence harbors:
- the LOC122546755 gene encoding sialic acid-binding Ig-like lectin 15, producing the protein MRSLYVCLSAVLLSVSVRGHTDFVHGWSMTIADGVRAEEGGSAVLPCSFTHPDTHLTLTGSILWYKEETQALIFKCIYPGPDHSHGELCENVIQRDSGNRFRFVGNLSNKDASIMMEGLSWKDAGSYWCCVDLNIDKFGSGKGTRLKVKGEEQCSDVSLP